One Coffea arabica cultivar ET-39 chromosome 5e, Coffea Arabica ET-39 HiFi, whole genome shotgun sequence DNA segment encodes these proteins:
- the LOC113743534 gene encoding trans-resveratrol di-O-methyltransferase-like, whose translation MEKVENLGELIEAQTHVWNAMFHFKKSACLKCAVELGIPDVIRNHGKSITLSDLISVLPIHPSKSAHIFRLMRFLANFGFFVENPQGYALTSAGRLLLKDEPFNVRAHIFLSCDPAMLKPWNFLTKWFQNDDPSPFDTAYGNNFWHYNAQEVRFGKMFNEAMASDNQLSVEVLMTKCKFVLEGLTTLADVGGGTGKVARAIAQNFPNIKCTVYDLPHVVANQGGAENLEFLAGDMFQSVPRANAILLKRILHDWSDEDCLKILKNCKKAIPEKDNGGKVIIIDGVMGSQIQDKTSFEAEFSMDMQMLVMLGPAKERTEKEWSKLFSDAGFSTYKVYPVLGMRCLIEVYP comes from the exons ATGGAAAAAGTTGAGAATTTAGGTGAGCTTATTGAAGCTCAAACTCATGTATGGAATGCAATGTTCCACTTCAAGAAATCTGCATGTCTAAAATGTGCAGTTGAATTGGGAATCCCAGATGTGATCAGGAATCATGGGAAGTCCATCACACTTTCTGACCTGATTTCTGTCCTCCCAATCCACCCTTCTAAATCTGCCCACATTTTTCGCTTAATGCGATTCTTGGCTAACTTTGGATTCTTTGTTGAAAACCCTCAAGGCTATGCACTCACCTCTGCAGGCCGGCTTCTTTTGAAAGATGAGCCATTCAATGTACGGGCACACATTTTTCTATCATGTGATCCTGCCATGTTGAAGCCctggaatttcttgaccaaGTGGTTCCAGAATGATGATCCCTCTCCATTTGATACTGCGTATGGGAATAATTTCTGGCATTACAACGCTCAAGAAGTTCGATTTGGAAAAATGTTTAATGAGGCCATGGCTAGTGATAATCAGTTGTCTGTAGAAGTGCTGATGACCAAATGCAAGTTTGTGCTTGAAGGCTTGACAACTTTGGCTGATGTTGGGGGTGGCACAGGCAAAGTTGCTAGGGCCATTGCCCAAAACTTTCCTAACATAAAATGTACTGTGTATGATCTCCCACACGTCGTTGCTAATCAAGGAGGAGCTGAGAACTTGGAATTTTTAGCTGGAGATATGTTTCAAAGTGTACCCCGTGCCAATGCAATCTTGCTGAAG CGGATCCTTCATGACTGGAGTGATGAAGACTGTTTGAAAATTCTCAAGAACTGCAAAAAGGCCATTCCCGAGAAAGACAATGGGGGGAAGGTGATCATTATAGACGGTGTAATGGGAAGCCAGATACAGGATAAGACATCATTTGAAGCAGAATTTAGCATGGACATGCAGATGTTGGTTATGCTTGGCCCTGCCAAAGAAAGAACTGAGAAGGAATGGTCAAAATTGTTTTCAGATGCTGGATTTAGTACCTATAAAGTCTATCCAGTCTTGGGCATGAGGTGTCTCATTGAGGTTTATCCTTGA